The stretch of DNA AAGCACGTGCAGAAAGAAGGTTTTTAGAATATCAAGCAGAAGGTAAACAGGTAACTTATGAAGAAGTTTTGGCCAATGTAATCGAACGCGATAAGATAGATAGTACGCGAGCAATAGCTCCATTAAAAGCCGCAGACGATGCAATTATTATCGATAATTCGTGTATGAATCTGGAAGAAACCGTAGAAAAAGCATTGCAAATAATAAAGCAGAAACTTGCTGTTTTATAAAAAATTCCAGTAGGATGTATATCTAACCAAAAATAAGACAATTATTTACTTTTTTACTTCCTGCCAATAACGTTGCTCTATTTCTTGTTTAGAGATGGGAGTAGTAGATTCTAAAAATCCTAAAAAAGGCGTAATTTTCACTGTATCTATACGGATTTCTTGTGTATCTATACACGTATTTTTTTGTAGGATAATTACTTGCTCTTGATTGATTTTAGAGATGTATAATGTTTGGATGTTTTCTGATTTTTTCATCCAAAAGGGACAAGGCGTAACAGAAAATATTCCATACAAGAGAAATGGAATCATCCCAAGAAAAATGGCAACAATAAATTTTATTATATTAGAAAAGTGCCACTTTTTTTTCAGATTAATTTGAATTATCACTATGAGATAGAGAGAAACTGCCGCCATGAAAACAACCCATTTCGGGAAGACTAAGCGTAAATTTGTATTGGTAAAGCTGTAACTGAAATTTTCGCCAACAAGGAAATATAATAAAAACCATACAATAAAGAAACTGCAGGCAATGATGATAACTGTCTTTAAGGTTTTGTTTTGCTGTAACATAGGTCAGTATCCATAACAAATATAAGAAAAATTAATGCATTTTACCATGTTTCTTGAAATACTGGATAATAAAAAAACCACCTCAATTGAGGTGGTTTTTTATTTATCTAAAGAAAGAATTATTTCTTTTTAGAAGGTTTTACAACTTTCGTTTCGATAACTTCTGCGTTTTTCGGTAATACCTCAACACGTCTGTTTCTTTGGTAACACTCTTCAGTGTTTTCAGTACATAGTAATTGAGTTTTTCCTAATCCACGAGCTGTTAAACGTTTTCTATCAACGTTTCCTCTTTCTACTAAGATGTTAACTAATGCTTGTGCACGTTTCAATGATAACGCTTTGTTGTAAGCATCTCTACCTCTTTGGTCAGCGTGTCCATCGATGTAGTAAGAGTTAGCTAATAAATCTTCAGAGTTAAGAATCTGAGCTGCTATACGTACGTCTTCGTAAGAAGATGGAACGATTTTATCTGAGTTGTACTCGAATAAGATGTTCGATAAACGTTTTGCAACCTCAACTTCAGTCCAAGGACATCCGTTATTCTCTTTCGGACCTTTTACTGTAGGACAAGCATCATCCTTGTCTGGAATACCGTCACCGTCTGTATCAGGACATCCGTTAAACTCTGCTAATCCTGGTACTGTAGGACACTCATCGTCTTTATCTAATACTCCATCACCGTCAGTATCTGGCCAAGGACATCCGTTGTTTTCTTTCGGACCTGCAACTTCAGGACATTCGTCTTCGTTATCTGGAATACCGTCACCGTCTGTATCAGGACATCCGTTAAACTCTGCTAGACCTGGTACATCTGGACATGCATCGTCTTTGTCAAATACACCGTCACCATCTCTATCAGGACATCCATTTGTTAATGGATCATCTGTAGCGATACCAAAGTCGTCCGGACATGCATCTTCTTCGTCAGGGATGCCATCACCATCTCTATCTTGTTTTCCGAAACGGAAAGTTACCCCAACTGTGTGTTGGAAGAAATCGAAATAGTCTGACTTAGCAGAAGGAATCCAGTTGTAGTCAGAAGCAACGTTCAAACCAAAGTTTTTAGTAAACCAGAAGTTGATACCAGCACCTCCCGAAAGACCAAAATGATTTTTCTCAGTCTCTACATCTTTCCCTGCTACATGTGTATAAGGATTGTTTGATGAACCTAATGTAGTAGTTTGACCTTGTGCATTTGCAAATGCAGTAGTGTAATCGTAGTAGTGGTAGTTGGCACCAATTCTCAAATACGGATCAAACCACGAGTCTGATTTAAAGATGTAATCATTCGCAAATTTATAGCGTAAACCTAAACCTGCATTGATGAATAATTCGTCTTTGATGTTGAAACGTTTGTTGTCAATCTCACCAACCGAAGCCGTTAAATCAACGTCAAAAGAACGGTTTAAGTTACGGATAACCGATAACTTAGATAGTGGAGGAACAATGCTCCAGTTATCTGTATCAAAGAAGTGGTCAAATGCACCACGAACAGATCGGTGATCCGTTGCATGTGCTCCTACTGTAATCGCCCAAGGATTCTGAGAATTCTGAGCATCTACAAATGTGCTACCCGCAACGAATAACATAACTGTAGATAATAATAGATTAAACTTTTTCATTATCAAATATTTAGTATTTTGTTTTATTCAAAAATAATTAAAACAGTATGCAAATTTAAGAATTCTTTATGATTCTTTCCAAATCTCTTTTCAAATCTTTTCCTTTAAGGGCTTCACGCTTATCATATAGTTTCTTTCCTTTGGCAAGGTATATTCTTAATTTTGCCAAGCCTTTATCATTGATATACAATGTAGTAGGCACTATTGTGAGGCCTGTTTCTTTTGTTTTTCGCTCTAGTTTTTTTAATTCTTTTTTTTGCAATAATAATTTTCTTTCTCTCTTCGGGAGATGATTGTAATGCGTTCCCCATGCATATTCATCGATAAACATGTTTATAATATACAATTCACCATTTTTCATTTGGCAGAAACTGTCTACTATAGAAGCTTTGCCAAGACGAATAGATTTTATTTCAGTGCCAAACAATTGAATGCCCGCATCAAATCCTTCTAACAACTCATATTCAAAACGAGCTCGTTTGTTTTTTATACTAATCTCTTTTGACACCTTAGAATATTTTCCAATTAAAAATTTGTAACTTTGCACAAAATTAAACAAACATTATACCAAAAATTATGTTAAATGTTTCTAATTTGTCGCTACAGTTCGGCAAGCGCGTACTTTTCGACGAAGTTAATATAAAATTTACAAATGGCAATTGCTATGGAATTATTGGTGCAAATGGTGCCGGTAAATCTACATTTCTGAAAATATTATCGGGTGAAATAGAACCTACCTCAGGACAAGTTTCCTTAGAGAAAGGAAAAAGAATGTCTGTTTTGGAGCAAAACCACTTCAAATATGATGAATATACCGTATTAGACACCGTTTTGCGAGGAAATAAAGTGCTGTATGATATCAAAGAAAAAATGGATGCACTCTATGCCAAACCAGATTTCTCCGAAGAAGACGGGATAAAAGCTGGTGAACTTGGTGTAGAGTACGAGGAAATGGGAGGGTGGAATGCCGAATCGGATGCTGCAGCCCTTTTATCGAATGTAGGAATCGAGTCGGATATGCATTATACGCTGATGGGAGATTTGGATAACAAAGCAAAAGTGAGAGTTTTGATCGCTCAGGCTCTTTTCGGTAATCCAGATGTACTTATACTCGATGAACCAACGAACGAATTAGACGTGCAAACGATTTCTTGGTTAGAAGACTTCTTGGCTAATTACGAGAACACCGTGATTGTTGTTTCGCACGACCGTCACTTCTTAGATGCAGTTTGTACACATATTTGCGACTTAGACTTCTCTAAACTCAATTTATATTCTGGGAATTATACTTTCTGGTACCAATCTTCTCAGTTAGCTGCAAAACAACGTGCACAGCAAAATAAGAAAGCAGAAGAAAAGAAAAAAGAATTACAAGAATTTATTGCTCGATTCTCTTCTAACGTTGCAAAAGCTAAACAAGCAACGGCACGTAAGAAAATGATCGATAAACTAAATATAGAAGATATTAAGCCATCTTCTCGTCGATATCCAGCTATTATATGGGAGCAATCTCGTGAGGCAGGTGATCAAATCCTAGAAATTAATAATCTTTCTGCTTCGGTAGATGATGAGGTTTTGTTTAAGGATGTAACGCTGAATCTGAAAAAAGGAGATAAAATTGGCGTTTTCTCAAGAAACTCTAAAGCGGTAACTCAGTTTTTCGAGATTATTTCGGGTAATGCTCAAGCCGATAGTGGAGATTATTCGTGGGGTGTTACCACAACTCAGGCTTATCTACCGCTAGACAATACCGAATTCTTCAAAGAAGATATTAATTTAGTCGATTGGTTGCGTCAATACACCGAAAACGACGAAGAAAGACACGAAGAATATATGCGTGGATTTTTAGGTAAGATGTTATTCTCGGGTGACGAAGCCCTAAAAAAATCATCAGTTCTATCCGGAGGAGAAAAAATGCGTTGTATGTTTTCTCGTATGATGCTGTTGCGCGCCAACGTGTTGATTATGGATGAGCCAACAGCTCACTTAGATTTAGAGTCGATTACAGCACTGAATAATTCTCTACAGAATTTTAAAGGAACATTACTAATGGGGTCTCATGACCACGAGTTGGTACAAACTACTTGTAATAGAATCATAGAACTTACACCAAACGGAATCATCGATCGCTACATGACCTATGATGAATTCTTAGAAGACGATAAAGTAAAAGAATTGAAACAAAAATATTACGCAAAATAAAGGAAAGAAACCTCTGACTATGTTTAGAGGTTTTTATTTTTAGGATAGATAAAAACCCATAAACCAATATATTTTCATCCAAAACAAAGAAACAATTGGCTGATAATTGGATTTTTTTAATCATAAGTCTTAAATTTGCTTAAACATTACACAAATGAATCCACGCGAAGATTTTTTATTAAAAGCGTTCGAATTAGGAATCATCAAATTCGGAAACTTTACCCTGAAAAGCGGCATAGAATCACCTTTTTATGTTGATTTAAGACCATTAGCTTCTAGCCCACAATTATTGAAAACTTTATCCAATAATTTGTTAGAATTGGTCGATAATAAAGATTTCGAACTAATTTGCGGTGTACCCTATGCTGCCCTACCAATGGCAACAGCGATGAGTCTAACCTCGAATATACCCTTGATTATCAAACGCAAAGAAAATAAAGGTTACGGAACCAAGCGAATGGTAGAAGGTGTTTTCCACGAAGGCCAAACCTGTCTTCTGGTAGAAGATGTTATAACGTCTGGTAAAAGTTTACTCGAAACCATTGAC from Weeksella virosa DSM 16922 encodes:
- a CDS encoding ABC-F family ATP-binding cassette domain-containing protein, producing MLNVSNLSLQFGKRVLFDEVNIKFTNGNCYGIIGANGAGKSTFLKILSGEIEPTSGQVSLEKGKRMSVLEQNHFKYDEYTVLDTVLRGNKVLYDIKEKMDALYAKPDFSEEDGIKAGELGVEYEEMGGWNAESDAAALLSNVGIESDMHYTLMGDLDNKAKVRVLIAQALFGNPDVLILDEPTNELDVQTISWLEDFLANYENTVIVVSHDRHFLDAVCTHICDLDFSKLNLYSGNYTFWYQSSQLAAKQRAQQNKKAEEKKKELQEFIARFSSNVAKAKQATARKKMIDKLNIEDIKPSSRRYPAIIWEQSREAGDQILEINNLSASVDDEVLFKDVTLNLKKGDKIGVFSRNSKAVTQFFEIISGNAQADSGDYSWGVTTTQAYLPLDNTEFFKEDINLVDWLRQYTENDEERHEEYMRGFLGKMLFSGDEALKKSSVLSGGEKMRCMFSRMMLLRANVLIMDEPTAHLDLESITALNNSLQNFKGTLLMGSHDHELVQTTCNRIIELTPNGIIDRYMTYDEFLEDDKVKELKQKYYAK
- the smpB gene encoding SsrA-binding protein SmpB — protein: MSKEISIKNKRARFEYELLEGFDAGIQLFGTEIKSIRLGKASIVDSFCQMKNGELYIINMFIDEYAWGTHYNHLPKRERKLLLQKKELKKLERKTKETGLTIVPTTLYINDKGLAKLRIYLAKGKKLYDKREALKGKDLKRDLERIIKNS
- a CDS encoding OmpA family protein; translation: MKKFNLLLSTVMLFVAGSTFVDAQNSQNPWAITVGAHATDHRSVRGAFDHFFDTDNWSIVPPLSKLSVIRNLNRSFDVDLTASVGEIDNKRFNIKDELFINAGLGLRYKFANDYIFKSDSWFDPYLRIGANYHYYDYTTAFANAQGQTTTLGSSNNPYTHVAGKDVETEKNHFGLSGGAGINFWFTKNFGLNVASDYNWIPSAKSDYFDFFQHTVGVTFRFGKQDRDGDGIPDEEDACPDDFGIATDDPLTNGCPDRDGDGVFDKDDACPDVPGLAEFNGCPDTDGDGIPDNEDECPEVAGPKENNGCPWPDTDGDGVLDKDDECPTVPGLAEFNGCPDTDGDGIPDKDDACPTVKGPKENNGCPWTEVEVAKRLSNILFEYNSDKIVPSSYEDVRIAAQILNSEDLLANSYYIDGHADQRGRDAYNKALSLKRAQALVNILVERGNVDRKRLTARGLGKTQLLCTENTEECYQRNRRVEVLPKNAEVIETKVVKPSKKK